In one window of Methanosarcina vacuolata Z-761 DNA:
- the cysK gene encoding cysteine synthase A, producing MGQIYSDITWTIGNTPLVRLSRITEGLHADVLVKVESFNPMGSVKDRIGLAMIEKAELEGKIKKGTTVIEATSGNTGIGLACVCAARGYKLILVMPETMTVERRKLLKALGAELVLTPGTEGMTGAVNKAEQMSADDPSLYFIAQQFQNPANPAIHRRTTAEEIWKDTDGKADVVVAGVGTGGTITGIASVIKKRKPSFKAIAVEPAESPVLSGGSPGPHKIQGIGAGFIPDVLRLDLVDEVIKVTGDNAAATSRRLAKEEGILAGISSGAATYAALQVAARDDMSGKTIVVILPDTGERYLSTDLFD from the coding sequence ATGGGGCAAATATATTCCGACATAACCTGGACAATTGGTAATACTCCTCTTGTCAGGTTAAGCCGCATAACAGAAGGTCTACATGCGGATGTTTTAGTTAAAGTCGAATCCTTTAATCCTATGGGAAGTGTGAAGGACAGAATAGGGCTGGCGATGATTGAAAAAGCCGAACTTGAAGGGAAAATCAAAAAAGGTACCACTGTTATTGAAGCAACCAGCGGCAACACCGGTATCGGACTCGCCTGCGTCTGCGCTGCCCGTGGATATAAGCTCATACTGGTTATGCCTGAAACAATGACAGTAGAAAGAAGAAAACTGCTGAAAGCCCTGGGAGCAGAGCTGGTTCTAACCCCCGGAACGGAAGGAATGACAGGAGCAGTTAATAAAGCCGAACAGATGTCTGCTGACGATCCTTCACTTTACTTCATAGCCCAGCAATTCCAGAATCCTGCAAATCCAGCAATTCACAGACGGACAACAGCTGAAGAAATCTGGAAAGATACTGATGGTAAAGCGGATGTTGTTGTAGCAGGCGTGGGAACAGGTGGAACTATCACAGGCATTGCCAGCGTAATAAAAAAACGGAAACCGTCTTTTAAGGCGATTGCAGTCGAACCTGCCGAATCTCCTGTGCTCAGCGGGGGAAGCCCTGGACCACATAAAATCCAGGGTATCGGTGCAGGTTTTATTCCTGATGTACTCCGGCTTGATCTTGTTGATGAAGTGATCAAGGTAACCGGAGACAACGCCGCTGCCACGTCCCGGCGTCTGGCAAAGGAAGAGGGCATCCTTGCAGGCATATCTTCAGGCGCTGCTACCTATGCTGCACTGCAGGTCGCAGCCAGGGACGACATGAGCGGGAAGACGATTGTTGTTATCTTGCCGGATACGGGAGAACGTTATTTGAGCACTGACCTCTTTGACTGA
- a CDS encoding ABC transporter ATP-binding protein — MTLTEIIDSFKSKLNVSKLVDSLERKASFYEESENGADENGSVGDLKYNPYFNSGNSDANNSNGGKISQNKDEPLIKLINVWKIYQMGEVEFAALKGINLEIYEGEFLIILGPSGSGKSTMMNLLGCLDMPSKGTVCLNSKDISELDESELAIIRGKMIGFIFQSFNLLPTLNTEENVLLPMEFQEEDRKIAREKASYLLDIVGLSNKKGNLPSQLSGGQRQRVAIARSLAVNPPIILADEPTGNLDSKTGDYILDFLDGLHQRDGKTIIIVTHDVELLRYATRVVYIRDGEIEKIETRPKNEPDMKNERGTKNEENRS, encoded by the coding sequence ATGACGCTTACTGAAATAATAGATTCTTTCAAATCAAAACTGAATGTCTCAAAACTTGTTGATTCGCTAGAAAGAAAGGCAAGTTTCTATGAAGAATCCGAGAATGGTGCTGATGAGAATGGCTCAGTTGGGGATTTAAAATACAATCCATACTTTAATTCCGGAAACAGTGATGCTAATAATTCCAATGGGGGAAAGATCTCTCAAAACAAAGATGAGCCTCTTATCAAACTAATCAATGTGTGGAAAATTTATCAGATGGGGGAGGTTGAGTTTGCAGCCCTTAAAGGAATAAATCTTGAAATTTACGAAGGTGAATTTCTGATCATTCTTGGGCCCAGTGGAAGTGGAAAAAGTACGATGATGAATCTGCTGGGCTGTCTGGACATGCCATCAAAAGGCACAGTTTGCCTGAATTCTAAAGATATCTCAGAACTTGATGAATCCGAACTCGCCATTATCCGAGGAAAAATGATTGGCTTCATATTCCAGAGTTTCAATCTTCTTCCAACCCTCAATACTGAAGAAAACGTGCTTTTACCTATGGAATTTCAGGAAGAGGATAGAAAAATAGCCCGAGAAAAAGCCTCATATCTGCTTGACATTGTCGGACTCTCAAATAAGAAAGGAAACCTCCCTTCCCAGCTTTCAGGCGGACAGAGGCAGAGAGTTGCAATAGCTCGTTCCCTGGCTGTAAACCCGCCTATAATTCTGGCAGATGAGCCTACAGGAAACCTGGACAGCAAAACTGGTGATTATATTCTGGATTTTCTGGATGGGCTTCACCAAAGAGACGGTAAGACGATTATTATTGTTACTCATGACGTCGAACTTTTAAGATATGCAACAAGGGTTGTGTACATAAGAGACGGTGAGATTGAAAAAATCGAGACCCGTCCTAAAAACGAACCAGATATGAAAAACGAACGAGGTACGAAAAATGAAGAAAATCGGAGTTGA
- a CDS encoding DUF2971 domain-containing protein — MVYNKLFYKYRSLKEGNNSSTIINLANNQLYFDYPSNFNDPFDSRIYCFYEGTKEEIYEKTGINIDEINKEMYEEHNGIIKIDYRKLFIEDGKKNLHGDVLYVLYPKICCFSEVCDDILMWSHYADYHKGICLCFKSVKVNNEYCLPIGTPNSQFANIYFQRVGYHKNVPEPINLFDEDMKIKMHEVLLDKLLFWNYEQEFRIILDPDSDKRLLSEEMFEKGIIKYQKESLQGIIFGMKIKYENAELVYNTVKENYLDKGYVVKFYEAKEVRYKYEVKVDEIKNINTYLLELKHSDELHSLTLRDYIY, encoded by the coding sequence ATGGTTTACAACAAATTATTCTATAAGTATAGAAGTCTTAAAGAAGGGAATAATAGTTCCACAATTATCAATCTAGCCAATAACCAATTATATTTTGATTATCCAAGTAATTTTAATGATCCGTTCGATTCTAGGATTTACTGCTTTTATGAAGGAACAAAGGAAGAGATCTACGAAAAAACTGGGATTAATATTGATGAGATTAATAAAGAAATGTATGAAGAACATAATGGGATAATTAAAATCGATTATAGGAAATTATTTATTGAAGATGGGAAAAAAAATCTTCATGGCGATGTACTTTATGTACTTTACCCAAAGATTTGTTGTTTTAGTGAAGTATGTGATGATATCCTGATGTGGAGTCATTATGCAGATTACCATAAAGGTATTTGCCTATGTTTCAAGTCTGTAAAGGTGAATAATGAATATTGTTTACCAATTGGTACTCCAAATAGTCAGTTTGCCAACATTTATTTTCAAAGAGTAGGTTACCATAAAAATGTACCAGAGCCAATAAATTTGTTTGATGAAGATATGAAAATTAAAATGCATGAAGTTTTATTAGACAAACTATTATTTTGGAATTATGAACAAGAGTTCAGAATTATCTTAGATCCAGACTCTGATAAAAGACTACTTTCTGAAGAGATGTTTGAAAAGGGAATTATAAAATATCAAAAAGAGAGCTTACAAGGGATTATTTTTGGCATGAAAATAAAATATGAAAATGCAGAACTTGTTTATAATACAGTTAAAGAGAATTATCTAGATAAAGGATATGTGGTAAAATTCTATGAAGCAAAAGAAGTTCGTTATAAATACGAAGTAAAAGTTGACGAAATAAAGAATATTAATACATATCTTCTTGAACTTAAACATTCTGATGAATTACATTCGCTTACATTGCGTGATTATATCTATTAA
- a CDS encoding transcriptional regulator produces METPCQKIVWDLVPAIRASLAIELVKKGQSQAASAKLLGIAPSAVSQYISGKRGYRIEFQGETKELIEKLAQDLIDNKVSDFVARICEICVSAREIENKCNSGCVKEEQAIYITEDKAGDNEKSEA; encoded by the coding sequence ATGGAAACTCCGTGTCAGAAGATTGTGTGGGATCTGGTCCCTGCAATAAGGGCCAGTCTCGCAATCGAACTTGTAAAAAAAGGACAGTCACAGGCAGCGTCTGCAAAGTTGCTGGGGATTGCCCCGTCGGCAGTTTCCCAGTACATTTCGGGAAAAAGAGGCTACAGGATTGAGTTTCAGGGCGAGACGAAAGAATTGATCGAAAAGCTTGCTCAGGACCTTATCGATAACAAAGTCAGCGATTTTGTAGCAAGAATCTGTGAGATCTGTGTAAGTGCCAGAGAAATTGAAAATAAGTGTAATAGTGGATGTGTCAAGGAAGAGCAAGCCATTTATATAACAGAAGACAAAGCGGGCGATAATGAAAAATCTGAAGCATAA
- a CDS encoding cytidylate kinase-like family protein → MKKNSQIVITISRQLGSGGAYIGQELAKKLDIYYLDREIIRLAAKKLSVLEDELESLDERKLSFWESFLQSGGYISSSVYIPPPIFTPTDRELFKTEAEIMKNVVNERSAVIIGRCGSHILHAYPNHTSIFLHADIDFRKKRIEKLYNVSQEEASKMITKSDSERARYHHMLTGKEWTDARQYNLSIDTSKIGVDNCVQFILQYLELV, encoded by the coding sequence ATTAAAAAGAATTCACAAATTGTAATTACAATTAGCCGCCAGCTAGGGAGTGGGGGAGCGTACATCGGGCAGGAACTCGCTAAAAAATTGGATATTTATTATTTGGATCGCGAAATCATTAGACTGGCTGCTAAAAAACTTTCAGTATTAGAAGATGAATTGGAATCCCTTGATGAAAGAAAACTGTCTTTTTGGGAATCGTTTTTACAATCAGGCGGATATATTAGCTCTTCTGTGTATATACCACCGCCTATTTTTACTCCAACAGATCGAGAGCTTTTTAAAACTGAAGCAGAAATCATGAAAAACGTCGTTAATGAACGTTCAGCGGTAATTATAGGAAGATGTGGCTCTCATATCTTACATGCCTACCCTAATCATACCAGCATATTTTTACATGCGGACATTGATTTCCGTAAAAAGCGTATTGAAAAGTTATACAATGTCTCGCAAGAAGAGGCCAGTAAAATGATTACTAAAAGCGATAGCGAAAGGGCTCGTTATCACCATATGCTTACAGGAAAGGAATGGACTGATGCAAGGCAGTATAATCTTTCAATAGATACAAGTAAAATAGGAGTAGATAATTGCGTGCAGTTTATTTTGCAATACCTTGAATTAGTGTAA
- a CDS encoding MATE family efflux transporter, whose product MDEKSEFLGKDNIKKLLFKLSAPIVIGMLVQAIYNVVDTFFVGMAYGADDVQAIGGLSIAFPIQMMVMAFGIVLGTGGSSIISRALGARENEKAERVLGNVFSLSLILSVLIAIPGLYYLDPILKVFGATAGVMPYAREYLKYIILGGTVFVFGVAVQNIVRSEGNARFAMNAMLVGGGLNIFLDPLFMLGFGMGVKGAAIATVISQAIASIWLLLYYLKGKGAVHFRSETLKPDLEIDKEIGAIGIGSFVMQCSNSVMMIFVFNALATYGGDSAIAVFGVIIKVNSFIFMSLLGMGFGLQPVVGFNYGAKKYERIAEAVKLSLAATTTIGIFGLLIILLLKEQILGLFSADPQYLEIGKKAMTIMLLGMPLVGMNVITSILFQALGKAKPAFLLSISRQLLFLIPLVTLLPRFYQLNGVWAAFPAADFLAFLLSGFLLLRVYKIFKENKEFSKTASGSEITDKMSNL is encoded by the coding sequence ATGGATGAAAAAAGTGAGTTTCTCGGCAAAGATAACATAAAGAAGCTCCTGTTTAAGCTCTCAGCCCCCATTGTCATCGGAATGCTGGTCCAGGCTATTTATAACGTAGTGGACACCTTTTTCGTGGGAATGGCCTATGGGGCAGATGACGTCCAGGCCATAGGCGGACTTTCGATAGCCTTTCCAATCCAGATGATGGTGATGGCTTTTGGAATTGTGCTTGGGACAGGAGGTTCTTCCATAATTTCACGTGCTCTTGGAGCCCGAGAAAATGAAAAAGCCGAAAGAGTACTTGGAAATGTTTTTTCCCTGAGTTTAATATTAAGTGTGCTTATAGCCATCCCAGGTCTTTATTATCTTGATCCGATCTTGAAGGTTTTCGGAGCAACTGCTGGTGTCATGCCCTATGCCAGAGAATATCTTAAATATATAATACTGGGAGGAACTGTCTTTGTCTTTGGAGTGGCTGTTCAGAATATTGTCCGGTCTGAAGGAAACGCCCGTTTTGCAATGAATGCTATGCTTGTAGGAGGCGGCCTCAATATCTTCCTTGACCCGCTTTTTATGCTTGGTTTTGGAATGGGTGTAAAAGGAGCTGCAATTGCAACTGTAATATCACAGGCAATAGCTTCGATCTGGCTTCTGCTGTACTACCTCAAAGGAAAAGGGGCAGTTCATTTCAGATCAGAAACCTTGAAACCCGATTTGGAAATTGATAAGGAAATTGGGGCTATTGGTATTGGGTCTTTTGTAATGCAATGCTCGAACAGTGTCATGATGATCTTTGTGTTCAATGCACTTGCAACTTATGGAGGAGATAGCGCAATTGCCGTTTTTGGTGTAATAATAAAGGTCAACTCCTTCATTTTCATGTCTCTTCTGGGTATGGGCTTTGGCCTGCAACCGGTTGTCGGGTTCAATTACGGAGCAAAAAAATATGAAAGGATAGCCGAAGCTGTGAAATTATCGCTCGCAGCGACAACAACTATTGGAATTTTTGGCCTTCTGATCATTTTACTCTTAAAAGAACAAATTCTCGGCTTATTCAGTGCAGACCCGCAATATCTGGAGATCGGAAAAAAAGCTATGACTATCATGCTTCTGGGGATGCCTCTGGTAGGCATGAATGTGATCACATCAATCCTGTTCCAGGCCCTGGGAAAAGCAAAACCTGCGTTCCTTCTTTCCATTAGTCGGCAGCTTCTCTTTCTGATCCCTCTTGTTACCCTCCTTCCCCGGTTCTATCAACTGAATGGAGTCTGGGCAGCTTTCCCGGCAGCGGACTTTCTGGCATTTCTGCTTTCCGGGTTCCTGCTTCTCAGGGTCTATAAAATTTTCAAGGAAAATAAAGAGTTTTCAAAAACAGCATCAGGATCAGAAATTACAGATAAAATGTCTAATCTATAA
- a CDS encoding ABC transporter permease, with product MRNSTYLKMGLNMLVHSKLRSWLTIIGIVIGVGSVVGIVSLGDAMQEQVQSRLAEMDLTKITISPGYTKASSNVNGGPPGMRSVSSIDSELTDDDIDALQGLDSIQYISGEISGSEEVKYAGETAILPIKGVDPQVWKYTTTMKTQSGRLLEPADKYVAVIGSSVASETYDHDIGVNQVITVNNKSVRVVGILEEEGMGDDSRIYMPIDGAVDLIEDAEDDVYDSITVKAKNEDLVDELTDDIEKKLMVSRHIIQKDDQDFSVTASKSMAESVTEMMSSMTLFLGAIAAVSLLVGAVGIANTMFTSVLEKTKEIGTMKAIGAKNRDILMIFLFNSAMVGLVGGILGVVLGSFVSSGLQMMMGGDMTGGGSGVSFSLMLEGLTLAVLIGVISGVVPAYRASKLKPVDALRYE from the coding sequence ATGAGAAACTCAACCTACCTGAAAATGGGTCTGAACATGCTTGTGCATAGCAAGCTCCGAAGTTGGTTGACCATTATCGGGATAGTTATAGGAGTCGGATCTGTTGTTGGCATTGTCTCTTTAGGGGACGCCATGCAAGAGCAGGTTCAGAGCAGGCTTGCCGAGATGGATCTGACAAAAATTACAATAAGCCCGGGGTATACCAAGGCATCATCCAATGTAAATGGTGGTCCTCCTGGTATGAGAAGTGTTTCATCGATAGATTCCGAATTGACGGACGATGACATTGATGCACTCCAGGGTCTGGATAGTATACAGTATATATCCGGAGAAATTTCCGGCAGTGAAGAGGTTAAATATGCAGGAGAAACTGCAATCCTCCCGATTAAAGGTGTTGACCCTCAGGTCTGGAAGTATACGACTACTATGAAAACACAATCCGGAAGATTGCTTGAACCGGCTGATAAGTATGTTGCAGTCATAGGAAGCAGTGTTGCCAGTGAAACTTATGACCACGACATTGGAGTCAATCAGGTAATAACAGTGAACAACAAATCCGTTCGAGTTGTCGGAATCCTGGAAGAAGAAGGCATGGGAGATGACTCAAGGATCTACATGCCAATCGATGGAGCAGTAGATCTTATTGAGGATGCCGAAGACGATGTTTATGATAGCATCACGGTAAAAGCCAAGAATGAAGATCTTGTGGACGAACTAACGGATGATATTGAAAAAAAGCTCATGGTCTCAAGGCACATTATCCAGAAAGATGACCAGGACTTTTCCGTGACAGCTTCAAAGTCCATGGCTGAGTCTGTTACCGAAATGATGAGTTCAATGACGCTTTTCCTGGGAGCCATTGCAGCTGTTTCCCTGCTTGTGGGAGCCGTAGGCATTGCCAATACCATGTTTACCTCTGTCCTTGAAAAAACAAAGGAAATAGGGACTATGAAAGCCATTGGGGCAAAAAACCGGGATATCCTTATGATTTTCCTTTTTAATTCCGCAATGGTAGGCCTTGTTGGTGGTATCCTTGGAGTTGTTCTGGGATCCTTTGTTTCATCTGGGCTCCAGATGATGATGGGGGGCGATATGACTGGAGGGGGTAGCGGAGTAAGCTTTTCTTTGATGCTTGAAGGCCTGACTCTTGCAGTTTTGATAGGAGTCATCTCTGGAGTAGTACCAGCGTACAGGGCCTCGAAATTAAAGCCTGTGGATGCATTAAGGTACGAGTAA
- a CDS encoding SET domain-containing protein has product MGYGHMLSISVKDSPGKGRGVFAQRNFKKGEVIETCPVIVLPAEEIDSLELTQLYNYYFAWGPDSKDAAIALGYGSLYNHSYNPNARYYKDFDNSLLKYVCIRDIQEDEEITINYNCDPEDKNPVWFDLAGQEDLGIL; this is encoded by the coding sequence ATGGGATACGGTCATATGTTATCGATAAGTGTTAAAGACTCACCTGGAAAAGGTAGAGGTGTGTTTGCACAGCGGAATTTTAAAAAAGGAGAGGTAATAGAAACCTGTCCTGTCATAGTTTTACCTGCTGAAGAGATAGACTCACTTGAGCTTACCCAGCTCTATAATTATTATTTCGCCTGGGGTCCTGACTCAAAAGATGCAGCTATCGCGCTGGGCTATGGTTCTCTTTATAATCACTCATACAACCCGAATGCAAGGTATTACAAAGACTTCGATAACAGCCTTTTAAAATATGTTTGTATAAGAGATATTCAGGAAGACGAAGAAATAACAATAAACTATAACTGCGACCCTGAAGACAAAAACCCTGTCTGGTTTGATCTTGCAGGCCAGGAAGATCTTGGAATTTTATGA
- a CDS encoding MarR family winged helix-turn-helix transcriptional regulator, translating into MEDPGDRNLRETDPREILGPIAYIYRSHLAYMVKELEAYRVGSGQFEFLLFLYHKDGVSQETLAKELKVSKATSARAVQNLEKEGYVYRERDESDLRAYRVYLTEKGKEMRNIIFKKLMAFTEILFSDFTFEEKEIFRLLIHKAAIKLFEPGFEPPSDRSDD; encoded by the coding sequence ATGGAAGACCCAGGAGACAGAAACTTAAGAGAAACAGACCCAAGAGAAATATTAGGCCCTATTGCCTACATTTATCGGAGCCATCTGGCTTACATGGTAAAGGAACTCGAAGCTTACAGGGTCGGAAGCGGACAGTTTGAGTTTTTACTGTTTTTGTATCACAAAGATGGAGTATCCCAGGAAACTCTTGCAAAGGAACTGAAAGTTAGCAAAGCAACAAGTGCCAGAGCAGTCCAGAATCTGGAAAAAGAAGGTTACGTTTACAGGGAAAGAGACGAAAGTGACCTTCGAGCTTACAGGGTTTACCTGACTGAAAAAGGAAAAGAAATGAGAAATATAATTTTTAAAAAGTTGATGGCTTTTACAGAGATCCTCTTTTCGGATTTTACCTTTGAAGAAAAAGAAATCTTCAGGCTGCTCATTCATAAAGCTGCTATTAAACTTTTTGAGCCTGGATTCGAGCCTCCATCTGACAGGTCAGATGATTGA
- the cysE gene encoding serine O-acetyltransferase: protein MGIREDIRTVFKKDPAARSTLEVICCYPGLHAVWIHRVSHFFWERHFYFLARLLSHISRMLTGIEIHPGAKLGRRVFIDHGSGVVIGETAEVGDDVLIYMGVVLGGTALEKVKRHPTIESDVVIGSGASVLGPITVGRGAKIGAGSVVIRPVPAGATVVGVPARIAETHPSVSAGQLDHDKLPDPGLIVISQILDRLSRLEDKFQAHEELVSGHGKTPQGAALKDEQIYSLLKDVVDPGVGMDIVKMGLVKEVIVDGPNVDVNLVLTTSACPMIEYFKEQIRRKVLSAEGVEKVNVNILDEPWSWDRTQKKVVH from the coding sequence ATGGGAATCAGGGAAGATATCAGGACTGTTTTTAAGAAAGACCCTGCAGCAAGGTCTACTCTTGAGGTAATCTGCTGCTATCCGGGCCTGCACGCTGTCTGGATACATCGGGTATCTCATTTTTTCTGGGAGAGACATTTTTATTTTCTGGCCCGTCTGCTCTCTCACATTTCCAGGATGTTAACAGGTATTGAAATCCATCCCGGGGCAAAGCTTGGAAGGCGAGTTTTCATAGACCACGGGTCCGGGGTTGTGATTGGAGAAACGGCTGAGGTAGGTGATGACGTTTTGATATATATGGGAGTTGTGTTAGGCGGGACAGCTCTGGAAAAGGTAAAGCGTCATCCAACTATTGAAAGTGATGTAGTTATCGGTTCAGGAGCATCTGTACTTGGCCCAATTACTGTTGGAAGGGGCGCTAAAATAGGCGCCGGCTCGGTTGTGATCCGGCCAGTTCCAGCCGGAGCTACTGTTGTGGGAGTCCCTGCAAGGATTGCAGAAACACATCCTTCGGTTTCTGCAGGTCAACTTGACCATGATAAGCTGCCTGATCCCGGACTTATTGTAATAAGCCAGATACTTGACCGGCTGAGCAGGCTAGAAGACAAGTTCCAGGCGCATGAAGAGTTAGTTTCCGGACATGGAAAAACTCCACAAGGAGCAGCGCTTAAGGATGAACAAATTTATTCCCTGCTAAAAGACGTGGTCGACCCTGGGGTGGGGATGGATATCGTCAAAATGGGACTGGTAAAGGAAGTAATAGTCGACGGACCAAATGTAGACGTAAACCTTGTATTGACAACAAGCGCCTGCCCTATGATCGAGTATTTTAAGGAACAGATCCGGAGAAAAGTCCTGAGTGCGGAAGGGGTAGAAAAGGTTAATGTCAATATCCTTGATGAGCCCTGGAGCTGGGACCGAACCCAAAAAAAGGTCGTTCATTAA
- a CDS encoding COG1361 S-layer family protein, whose amino-acid sequence MKKFSLLKIILLFSVFICLGSGTALASNGDIKSAYLEVNLTNQNPDAARPGEPVELTVSVQNAGNADLKDIAVTVNPEYPFSKVSGEDLTKKVSYLNARQDDDDAAVLKFKLMTDANASEGTYDIDITTTAKESGSSSNTITTTKTIHLEVRGKEYAQIVTINKASIDIAKEEPLEFIITNTGNSPLKNMVVSWKDPKGVILPVYSDNTKYIKYLAAGDSVTVAYSVMADVNADPGLYTLDVNLSFEDYNSNEKSIQTTAGLFVGGETDFDVSFSESDQGEISLSVANVGNNMAYSVKVSIPDQDGYRISGSSSTIVGNLEKGDYTIASFNIASTQQDAMNAESSSDNIKSSDEGENVTSTSMDSNPLKVQIEYTDAKGERIKVDKEVKLEMDSGNMTAQGSGGSGNKSSGFGSYLSYIVIIALAGGAFVYRKKIKEKLQGRKNK is encoded by the coding sequence ATGAAAAAGTTCTCTTTGCTAAAAATTATACTGTTGTTTTCAGTATTCATATGCCTCGGATCTGGAACAGCACTTGCTTCTAATGGTGATATAAAATCTGCATATTTGGAGGTAAACCTGACAAATCAAAACCCTGATGCTGCCCGTCCGGGAGAACCTGTTGAACTCACTGTTAGCGTGCAAAACGCAGGAAACGCTGACCTGAAAGATATTGCTGTCACGGTTAACCCTGAATATCCTTTCAGTAAGGTTTCCGGAGAAGACCTCACAAAAAAGGTCTCTTACCTGAATGCACGGCAGGATGATGACGATGCAGCAGTCCTTAAGTTCAAGCTTATGACAGATGCCAATGCTTCAGAAGGCACATATGATATCGATATTACTACTACTGCTAAAGAAAGTGGCTCCTCGTCAAACACGATTACCACTACAAAAACCATTCATCTCGAGGTAAGGGGCAAGGAATACGCTCAGATTGTTACCATAAATAAGGCAAGTATTGACATTGCAAAAGAAGAGCCTCTGGAATTCATAATAACAAATACCGGAAATTCACCTTTGAAAAACATGGTGGTTTCCTGGAAAGACCCAAAAGGGGTAATTTTGCCAGTATATTCGGATAACACAAAGTACATCAAATATCTGGCTGCAGGAGACTCTGTAACAGTTGCTTACTCGGTAATGGCAGATGTAAATGCAGACCCTGGACTCTATACTCTGGACGTAAACCTCAGTTTTGAAGACTATAATTCAAATGAAAAAAGTATACAGACTACAGCAGGGCTTTTCGTTGGTGGAGAAACCGACTTTGATGTTTCTTTTTCGGAAAGTGACCAGGGAGAAATTTCTCTTTCAGTTGCAAATGTAGGAAACAACATGGCGTATTCCGTTAAAGTCTCGATCCCTGACCAGGATGGGTACCGGATTTCAGGAAGTTCCTCAACAATTGTAGGAAACCTTGAGAAAGGAGACTATACAATTGCATCTTTTAACATTGCAAGTACACAGCAGGATGCTATGAATGCGGAATCCTCATCCGACAATATAAAGTCCAGCGATGAAGGCGAAAATGTAACTTCTACTTCCATGGATTCTAATCCTCTGAAAGTCCAGATTGAATATACGGATGCAAAAGGAGAACGAATAAAGGTTGATAAAGAAGTAAAGCTCGAAATGGATTCCGGGAACATGACTGCGCAGGGATCAGGAGGGTCAGGCAATAAGAGTAGTGGATTTGGGTCATACTTATCCTATATTGTGATAATAGCTCTTGCAGGAGGAGCATTCGTATACAGGAAGAAAATCAAGGAAAAACTGCAGGGCAGAAAAAATAAGTAA
- a CDS encoding pyridoxamine 5'-phosphate oxidase family protein — MGSKDLIQDHQQIEEILSKAKFLRIALSDSDKPYIIPMAFGYKDNKIYLHCSREGKKIDILNRNPRIAFEADAEAEIITSEDICKYNVRYRSVVGNGQARFVEDYDEKVEGLTILSEHYGKKGPFEFEEWKVNRLCIIKIEIEEMTGKQHGF; from the coding sequence ATGGGAAGTAAAGACCTGATACAGGATCATCAGCAGATAGAAGAGATTCTCTCAAAGGCAAAATTCCTTCGTATAGCCCTCTCGGACTCAGACAAACCTTACATTATCCCAATGGCTTTTGGATACAAAGATAACAAAATTTATCTACACTGTTCCCGCGAAGGAAAGAAGATCGATATCCTTAACAGGAACCCCAGAATCGCTTTCGAAGCCGATGCCGAAGCTGAAATCATCACCAGTGAAGACATCTGCAAATATAATGTCCGTTACAGGAGTGTTGTAGGGAACGGACAGGCACGGTTTGTTGAAGACTATGATGAAAAAGTAGAGGGGCTTACTATCCTTTCCGAGCATTACGGAAAAAAAGGGCCTTTTGAGTTTGAAGAATGGAAAGTTAACAGGCTGTGTATAATTAAGATTGAGATTGAAGAGATGACAGGAAAGCAGCATGGATTTTAA